In one Denitratisoma sp. genomic region, the following are encoded:
- a CDS encoding UvrD-helicase domain-containing protein, with protein MSGADLIRQALDPRQSVVVEACAGSGKTWLLVSRILRLLLDGAAPGEILAITYTRKAAREIEERLSDWLRLLAVGSDDEVRDFLRQRAVPPEEIDAALARARGLYERMLSAQPPLTVSTFHGWFARLVQGAPLSSDLAGFVLHEAGARLKDEVWQLFAAACGRRNDAAAASLLWLLQHLGLEATRKLLFHLSDRRAEWHAYAGEGEAAPARALAGLRECLGVGETPAAIDGLLADELFMRKLHEYAGILRRSDLDSELQVAARLESAFATDDNAARFNLVAAALLTEKGTLRKRKESKEANKRFGAAAARLLELHAWLGERVLATADARREEQAYELNVHAFTAGMAWMEALEQYKRERRLMDFADLEWHVSRMLADASYAAFLQARLDARYRHILLDEFQDTNPLQWQILLAWLAAYGAPDAARPRVFVVGDPKQSIYRFRRAEPRVFDCAADFLRADYGARMLANDTTRRNAPSLIEVVNRVFADAPQFAHFRTHRSLNETLPGRVELLPLCAREAGESLSAQLRDPLVSPQAVAEDGRRRDEAALLARRVGEMVGRWAVIDQNSGRPRPARYGDIMVLTRRRGVLPEFERALRAAGIPYLSVGRGGLLRTLEAADLTALMRCLVATADDLSLAHALRSPTLGASDEDLLHLAGRDEPNWWQRLQTSAQEGAASAVLARAARLLAGWREAAAHLPVHDLLDRVYHEGDVVARYRAAAPEAMWPGVAANLEAFIALALRLDAGRYPSLPRFLDELARLGGAGDEEAPDEGTIQAAEAGDRVRILTIHGAKGLEAPIVWLIDAHNAHQPPEAWSLLLDWPPESARPAHLSVLGRKDECGARRSALIEAEADFAAREELNLLYVAMTRARQFFIASGVAAERSRTKTSFWERIGAALAALGSGEGVHGEAPALAHAPPPAVSPPTAPPQHLAFGPAGRRREAASPGMAYGTQLHAALDWLSSGGDDGRPPQGIPAADWPAFRSAARAILDAPRLKAFFDPAAYRRALNEAEFALPDGSVGRIDRLVEMPDGFWVLDYKSGRPEAALQEAYRAQMEGYRAAVGALFPGRPVRCGLVFSDGGFVEI; from the coding sequence ATGAGCGGCGCGGACCTGATTCGCCAGGCCCTCGACCCGCGCCAGTCCGTGGTGGTGGAGGCCTGCGCCGGCAGCGGCAAGACCTGGCTGCTGGTGTCGCGCATCCTGCGCCTGCTCCTCGACGGCGCCGCTCCGGGCGAGATACTCGCCATCACCTACACGCGCAAGGCGGCGCGCGAAATCGAGGAACGCCTCTCGGACTGGCTGCGCCTGCTCGCTGTCGGCAGCGACGACGAAGTGCGCGACTTCCTGCGCCAGCGTGCGGTGCCGCCGGAGGAGATCGATGCTGCGCTGGCGCGCGCGCGCGGCCTCTATGAGCGGATGCTGTCCGCCCAGCCACCGCTGACCGTCAGCACCTTTCACGGCTGGTTCGCGCGCCTGGTGCAGGGCGCGCCGCTGTCCAGCGACCTGGCCGGCTTCGTCCTGCATGAGGCCGGCGCCCGCCTGAAGGACGAGGTGTGGCAGCTCTTCGCGGCGGCCTGCGGCCGGCGCAACGATGCGGCGGCGGCCTCCCTGCTGTGGCTGCTGCAGCATCTCGGCCTGGAGGCGACCCGCAAGCTGCTGTTCCACCTGTCCGACCGGCGCGCCGAATGGCATGCCTATGCGGGGGAGGGCGAGGCCGCGCCGGCGCGGGCCCTGGCCGGCCTGCGCGAGTGCCTCGGCGTCGGGGAGACGCCCGCCGCCATCGACGGACTGCTGGCCGACGAGTTGTTCATGCGCAAGCTGCACGAGTACGCCGGCATCCTGCGGCGCAGCGACCTCGACAGCGAGTTGCAGGTGGCGGCCCGACTGGAATCGGCGTTTGCCACCGACGACAATGCAGCGCGATTCAACTTGGTCGCCGCCGCCCTGCTGACCGAGAAAGGCACGCTTCGCAAGCGCAAAGAAAGCAAGGAGGCGAACAAGCGTTTCGGCGCCGCCGCCGCCCGCCTGCTCGAGCTGCATGCATGGCTGGGCGAGCGGGTGCTGGCGACAGCGGATGCCCGACGCGAGGAGCAGGCCTACGAGCTGAACGTGCACGCCTTTACCGCCGGCATGGCCTGGATGGAGGCGCTCGAACAATACAAGCGGGAACGCCGGCTGATGGACTTCGCCGACCTCGAATGGCATGTCTCGCGCATGCTCGCCGATGCGTCATACGCCGCCTTCCTGCAGGCGCGGCTGGATGCGCGCTACCGGCACATCCTTCTCGACGAGTTCCAGGACACCAATCCGCTGCAGTGGCAGATCCTGCTGGCCTGGCTGGCCGCCTACGGCGCGCCGGACGCGGCCCGGCCGCGCGTCTTCGTCGTGGGGGATCCGAAACAGTCGATCTACCGTTTCCGCCGTGCCGAGCCGCGCGTCTTCGACTGCGCCGCCGATTTCCTGCGGGCCGATTATGGCGCGCGGATGCTGGCCAACGACACGACGCGGCGCAATGCGCCGAGCCTCATCGAGGTGGTGAACCGCGTCTTTGCCGACGCGCCGCAGTTCGCCCATTTCAGGACGCATCGCAGCCTGAACGAAACCCTGCCCGGCCGCGTGGAATTGCTGCCCCTGTGCGCACGGGAAGCGGGCGAGTCCTTGTCCGCCCAACTGCGCGATCCCCTGGTTTCACCGCAGGCGGTGGCGGAAGATGGCCGCCGCCGCGACGAGGCGGCTCTGCTGGCGAGGCGCGTCGGGGAGATGGTCGGCCGCTGGGCTGTGATCGATCAGAACAGCGGGCGTCCGCGTCCGGCGCGCTACGGCGACATCATGGTGCTGACGCGCCGGCGCGGCGTCCTGCCCGAATTCGAGCGGGCGCTGCGCGCCGCGGGCATTCCCTATCTCAGCGTCGGCCGCGGCGGCCTGCTGCGCACGCTCGAAGCCGCCGACCTGACGGCACTCATGCGTTGCCTGGTGGCCACGGCGGACGACCTGTCCCTCGCCCACGCCCTGCGCTCGCCCACGCTGGGGGCGAGCGACGAAGACCTGCTGCACCTGGCCGGGCGCGATGAGCCGAACTGGTGGCAGCGTCTGCAGACGAGCGCGCAGGAGGGCGCGGCTTCGGCGGTGCTGGCCCGTGCCGCCCGCCTGCTGGCCGGCTGGCGGGAAGCCGCCGCGCATCTTCCGGTGCATGATCTGCTCGACCGCGTCTACCACGAAGGCGACGTCGTTGCGCGCTATCGCGCCGCGGCACCGGAAGCCATGTGGCCGGGCGTGGCGGCCAACCTCGAGGCCTTCATCGCCCTGGCGCTGCGCCTCGATGCCGGGCGCTATCCGAGCCTGCCGCGCTTCCTCGATGAACTGGCGCGGCTGGGCGGGGCGGGAGACGAGGAGGCGCCGGACGAGGGAACGATCCAGGCAGCGGAAGCCGGCGACCGCGTGCGCATCCTGACCATCCATGGCGCCAAGGGGCTGGAGGCGCCGATCGTCTGGCTGATCGACGCCCACAACGCGCACCAGCCGCCGGAGGCCTGGTCGCTGCTGCTCGACTGGCCGCCGGAATCGGCGCGGCCGGCGCACCTGTCGGTGCTCGGGCGCAAGGATGAATGCGGTGCGCGCCGGTCGGCGTTGATCGAAGCCGAGGCGGACTTTGCCGCGCGCGAGGAACTCAACCTGCTGTATGTGGCGATGACGCGGGCACGCCAGTTCTTCATTGCCAGCGGCGTTGCCGCCGAGCGCAGCAGGACAAAAACCAGTTTCTGGGAACGCATCGGGGCGGCGCTTGCCGCCCTCGGCAGCGGCGAGGGTGTGCACGGCGAGGCGCCGGCGCTGGCGCACGCGCCCCCCCCTGCCGTGTCGCCCCCGACCGCGCCGCCGCAGCATTTGGCCTTTGGCCCTGCGGGACGGAGACGTGAGGCGGCCAGTCCCGGCATGGCCTACGGTACGCAACTTCATGCGGCCCTCGACTGGCTCAGTTCCGGAGGCGATGACGGTCGGCCGCCGCAGGGCATCCCGGCGGCCGACTGGCCGGCGTTCCGCTCGGCAGCCCGGGCCATCCTCGATGCGCCTCGGTTGAAGGCATTCTTCGATCCGGCAGCTTACCGGCGGGCGCTCAACGAGGCCGAATTTGCACTGCCCGACGGGAGCGTGGGGCGGATCGACCGGCTGGTCGAGATGCCGGATGGCTTCTGGGTGCTCGACTACAAGAGCGGCCGACCGGAAGCGGCCCTGCAGGAAGCCTATCGTGCGCAGATGGAAGGGTACCGGGCTGCAGTCGGTGCGCTCTTCCCGGGCCGTCCGGTGCGCTGCGGGCTGGTTTTCAGCGACGGCGGGTTCGTGGAAATTTAG
- a CDS encoding PD-(D/E)XK nuclease family protein has translation MPEAARPVITHRIPASADFVADCAFRIVEVCRAQLPDLSPLLIVLPSPALAPPLRQALAAASGCALLLPRIATLAQLAAVANAGGQPDSQRQLTLYRLLRERGWFADSALWEICAELISLFDELNERAIGLPQNEDEFLARLEQAYDARGSQPLRFEAEVVHRLWRAEASGPPGRHAAMAQALAQLAGKAAAPLFMLCEGEPRPVEAAFCQAWAVRQAVTVFQPQRDDVAEPLMRALNFVWPPGTDEPLPLAARAEVARTALPESSLAGRLRLIGAASLEEEAAAVAAEVRRWLAAGRKSIALVAADRVAARRARALLERDGILVQDETGWKLSTTRAAALVDAWLEVVAADAYHRDLLDLLKSPFVFADQPEESRQAGLLQLEDGLARHNLAYGLGRYEAVLARQAGYGAAVDLIKRVAAARRPMPRGSAPVADWLAGLEQALDALGALPGLACDEAGAALLELLRTRREELSAVSARLTFGEWREWLNRELESAAFVDRSIDSPLVMTHLAATRLRRFDAAVLIGADRDNLAPVRSRAVFGSQAVRVELGLSLPAEAVARLRDDLAGLIVSSGEVTATWQTMRGDEANLLCPELSLLSVLHRRAWGDDLMAAPDAGINAFGPQPGGGTSMPRPAAPQRVPLRLSASAYASLVACPYQFFARRMLGLVEVEEVREALEKRDYGEFVHRILQRFHAAHPRLSGQLDEALAAELEAVSHEVFAPEIEENFLEHAWLARWLKCAPGYLGWQKAREAAGWRYAGGELVREIALPLGDGGEVVLHGRVDRLDRRADGSEAVLDYKTKNAQGLKQRLADPAEDVQLACYALLQGVRVDEAAYVALDGDKPVDVPLPDVQNMARAQAARLAAAIEALRAGAALPAHGVDAACAWCEMRGLCRRDYHIGEPS, from the coding sequence ATGCCCGAGGCCGCGCGCCCCGTCATCACCCATCGCATCCCCGCCTCGGCGGACTTCGTCGCTGACTGCGCTTTTCGCATCGTCGAGGTCTGCCGGGCGCAACTGCCTGACCTGTCCCCGCTCCTGATCGTATTGCCCAGCCCGGCCCTGGCGCCCCCTTTGCGCCAGGCCTTGGCGGCGGCCTCCGGCTGCGCCCTGCTGCTGCCGCGCATCGCTACCCTGGCCCAGCTGGCGGCCGTCGCCAATGCCGGCGGCCAGCCGGACAGCCAGCGCCAGCTGACGCTCTACCGGCTGCTGCGCGAGCGCGGCTGGTTTGCCGACAGCGCCCTGTGGGAGATCTGCGCTGAACTGATCTCGCTCTTCGACGAGCTGAACGAGCGGGCCATCGGCCTGCCGCAGAACGAGGACGAATTCCTTGCCCGCCTTGAGCAGGCCTACGATGCACGCGGCTCGCAACCCCTGCGCTTCGAGGCTGAGGTGGTGCACCGTCTCTGGCGGGCAGAGGCCTCCGGCCCCCCTGGCCGCCATGCCGCCATGGCGCAGGCGCTGGCGCAGCTTGCCGGGAAGGCGGCAGCACCGCTGTTTATGCTGTGCGAGGGTGAGCCGCGGCCGGTCGAGGCGGCCTTCTGCCAGGCATGGGCGGTGCGGCAGGCCGTGACGGTTTTCCAGCCGCAGCGGGATGATGTCGCCGAACCGCTGATGCGGGCGCTGAATTTCGTCTGGCCGCCCGGTACAGACGAACCGCTGCCGCTGGCTGCGCGGGCCGAGGTCGCGCGCACGGCCCTGCCGGAGAGCTCGCTGGCAGGACGCCTGCGGCTGATCGGCGCCGCCAGCCTGGAAGAGGAAGCTGCGGCCGTTGCCGCCGAGGTGCGTCGCTGGCTGGCCGCCGGCCGGAAATCCATAGCCCTGGTGGCGGCCGATCGCGTGGCGGCAAGGCGTGCGCGGGCGCTGCTCGAGCGCGACGGCATTCTGGTGCAGGACGAAACAGGATGGAAGCTTTCCACCACGCGGGCGGCAGCTCTCGTTGATGCCTGGCTGGAGGTGGTGGCGGCCGACGCCTATCATCGCGACCTGCTCGACCTCCTCAAATCCCCCTTTGTCTTCGCAGACCAGCCGGAGGAGTCGCGGCAGGCCGGCCTGCTGCAGCTCGAGGATGGGCTGGCGCGCCACAACCTGGCCTATGGCCTCGGCCGCTATGAGGCGGTGCTGGCGCGGCAAGCCGGCTACGGCGCTGCGGTCGACCTGATCAAGCGCGTGGCGGCGGCGCGCCGCCCCATGCCGCGCGGCAGCGCCCCGGTTGCCGACTGGCTTGCCGGGCTGGAACAGGCGCTGGATGCGCTCGGCGCCTTGCCCGGACTGGCGTGCGACGAAGCCGGGGCGGCCCTGCTCGAGTTGCTGCGCACGCGGCGAGAGGAGCTGTCCGCCGTATCGGCGCGACTGACTTTCGGCGAGTGGCGCGAGTGGCTGAATCGCGAACTCGAAAGCGCGGCCTTCGTCGACCGCAGCATCGACAGCCCGCTCGTCATGACCCATTTGGCGGCCACCCGGCTGCGTCGCTTCGATGCGGCCGTCCTCATCGGTGCCGACCGCGACAATCTGGCACCCGTGCGCTCCCGCGCCGTGTTCGGCAGCCAGGCGGTGCGCGTCGAACTCGGACTGTCGCTGCCGGCAGAAGCGGTGGCGCGCCTGCGCGATGACCTCGCCGGCCTCATCGTCTCCAGCGGCGAGGTGACGGCCACCTGGCAGACGATGCGCGGCGACGAAGCCAACCTGCTGTGCCCGGAGCTGAGCCTGCTGTCGGTGCTGCACCGGCGCGCCTGGGGCGACGACCTGATGGCCGCGCCGGATGCCGGGATCAATGCATTCGGACCGCAACCTGGCGGCGGCACGAGCATGCCGCGCCCCGCTGCGCCGCAACGGGTGCCGCTGCGCCTGTCGGCCAGCGCCTATGCCAGCCTGGTGGCTTGCCCCTACCAGTTCTTCGCGCGCCGCATGCTCGGCCTCGTCGAGGTCGAGGAAGTGCGCGAGGCGCTGGAAAAGCGCGATTACGGCGAATTCGTCCACCGCATCCTGCAGCGCTTCCATGCCGCGCATCCACGGCTGTCAGGGCAGTTGGATGAGGCGCTGGCGGCTGAACTGGAAGCGGTCAGCCACGAGGTGTTTGCGCCCGAAATCGAGGAAAACTTCCTCGAGCACGCCTGGCTGGCGCGCTGGCTCAAGTGCGCGCCCGGCTACCTCGGCTGGCAGAAGGCGCGCGAGGCCGCCGGCTGGCGCTACGCCGGGGGCGAACTGGTACGCGAAATCGCCCTGCCCCTGGGCGACGGCGGCGAGGTGGTGCTGCACGGCCGCGTCGACCGCCTGGATCGCCGGGCCGACGGCAGCGAGGCGGTACTCGACTACAAGACAAAGAATGCACAGGGACTGAAGCAGCGTCTCGCCGACCCGGCAGAGGACGTACAACTGGCGTGTTACGCCCTCCTGCAGGGCGTACGGGTGGACGAGGCGGCCTACGTTGCCCTGGACGGCGACAAGCCCGTCGACGTGCCTCTGCCCGACGTGCAAAACATGGCTCGCGCGCAAGCAGCGCGGCTGGCGGCCGCCATCGAGGCGCTGCGGGCCGGCGCCGCGCTGCCGGCGCATGGCGTCGATGCGGCCTGCGCCTGGTGCGAGATGCGAGGCCTGTGCCGCCGGGATTACCACATCGGGGAGCCGTCATGA
- a CDS encoding ferredoxin family protein: MTYVVTEACIKCKYTDCVDVCPVDCFREGPNFLVIDPDECIDCTLCVAECPVEAIYAEDDVPDAQKHFTALNAELAKLWKPIVERKDPLPDADEWAKAKDKLDKLER; the protein is encoded by the coding sequence ATGACTTATGTGGTGACCGAAGCCTGTATCAAGTGCAAGTACACCGACTGCGTGGATGTCTGCCCGGTCGATTGCTTTCGTGAAGGTCCCAATTTTCTGGTCATCGACCCCGATGAGTGCATCGATTGCACCCTTTGCGTGGCCGAATGCCCGGTCGAGGCCATCTATGCCGAGGACGACGTGCCCGATGCGCAGAAGCATTTCACGGCGCTGAATGCGGAGCTGGCCAAGCTGTGGAAGCCCATCGTCGAACGCAAGGATCCCTTGCCCGATGCGGACGAGTGGGCCAAGGCGAAGGACAAGCTGGACAAGCTGGAACGCTGA
- the trxA gene encoding thioredoxin TrxA codes for MSEHIHYVTDANFESEVLQSATPVLVDYWAEWCGPCKMIAPILDDVSKEYAGKLKVAKLNIDDNQETPAKFGIRGIPTLMLFKNGNVEATKVGALSKSQLTAFIDSNL; via the coding sequence ATGAGCGAGCACATTCATTACGTCACCGACGCCAACTTCGAGTCCGAGGTGCTGCAATCGGCCACTCCCGTCCTGGTGGACTACTGGGCCGAATGGTGCGGTCCGTGCAAGATGATCGCCCCGATCCTGGACGACGTCTCCAAGGAGTATGCCGGCAAGCTCAAGGTGGCCAAGCTCAACATCGACGACAATCAGGAGACGCCGGCCAAGTTCGGCATTCGCGGCATCCCGACGCTGATGCTGTTCAAGAACGGCAACGTCGAGGCGACCAAGGTCGGCGCCCTCTCCAAATCGCAGTTGACCGCCTTTATTGACAGCAACCTCTGA
- the rho gene encoding transcription termination factor Rho, translating into MHLSELKTLHVSQLLDMAIASEIDGASRLRKQELIFALLKNRAKKGESIFGDGTLEVLPDGFGFLRSPDTSYLAGTDDIYVSPSQIRRFNLHTGDSIEGEIRTPKDGERYFALVKVDKVNNEPPENSKNKILFENLTPLHPTEVLKLEREIRAEENITSRVIDMIAPIGKGQRGLLVASPKSGKTVMMQHIAHAITANYPDVALIVLLIDERPEEVTEMTRSVKGEVVASTFDEPASRHVQVAEMVIEKAKRLVEHKKDVVILLDSITRLARAYNTVVPASGKVLTGGVDANALQKPKRFFGAARNIEEGGSLTIIATALIDTGSRMDDVIYEEFKGTGNMEIHLERRMAEKRVYPAINVNRSGTRREELLLKPEILQKVWVLRKLLYNMDDLEAMEFLLDKIRATKNNAEFFDAMRRG; encoded by the coding sequence ATGCACTTATCGGAGCTCAAAACTCTCCACGTCAGCCAGTTGCTCGACATGGCCATTGCCAGCGAGATCGACGGCGCCAGCCGGCTGCGCAAGCAGGAACTGATCTTCGCTCTTCTCAAGAACCGCGCCAAGAAGGGCGAGAGCATCTTCGGCGACGGCACCCTGGAGGTGCTGCCCGACGGCTTCGGCTTCCTGCGCTCGCCCGACACCTCCTATCTGGCCGGCACCGACGACATCTACGTCTCCCCCTCGCAGATCCGCCGTTTCAACCTGCACACGGGCGACTCCATCGAGGGCGAGATCCGCACGCCGAAGGATGGCGAGCGCTACTTCGCCCTGGTCAAGGTGGACAAGGTCAACAACGAGCCGCCGGAGAACTCGAAGAACAAGATCCTCTTCGAGAACCTGACGCCGCTGCATCCGACCGAGGTGCTCAAGCTGGAGCGCGAGATCCGCGCCGAGGAGAACATCACCTCGCGCGTCATCGACATGATCGCGCCGATCGGCAAGGGCCAGCGCGGCCTGCTGGTGGCCAGCCCGAAGAGCGGCAAGACGGTGATGATGCAGCACATCGCCCACGCCATCACCGCCAACTACCCCGACGTCGCCCTGATCGTGCTGCTCATCGACGAGCGCCCCGAGGAAGTGACGGAGATGACACGTTCGGTGAAGGGCGAGGTGGTCGCCTCGACCTTCGACGAGCCGGCTTCGCGCCACGTCCAGGTCGCCGAAATGGTCATCGAGAAAGCCAAGCGCCTGGTCGAGCACAAGAAGGACGTCGTCATCCTGCTCGACTCCATCACCCGCCTCGCGCGCGCCTACAACACCGTGGTGCCGGCCTCCGGCAAGGTGCTGACCGGTGGCGTGGACGCCAACGCCCTGCAGAAACCGAAGCGCTTCTTCGGTGCCGCCCGCAACATCGAGGAAGGCGGCTCGCTCACCATCATCGCCACCGCCCTGATCGACACCGGCAGCCGCATGGACGACGTCATCTACGAGGAGTTCAAGGGCACCGGCAACATGGAGATCCACCTCGAGCGGCGCATGGCGGAAAAGCGCGTCTACCCGGCCATCAACGTCAACCGCTCGGGCACGCGCCGCGAGGAACTCCTTCTCAAGCCGGAGATCCTGCAAAAGGTCTGGGTACTGCGCAAGCTGCTCTACAACATGGACGACCTCGAGGCGATGGAATTCCTGCTCGACAAGATCCGGGCAACGAAGAACAACGCGGAATTCTTCGACGCCATGCGCAGAGGCTGA
- the rpmE gene encoding 50S ribosomal protein L31: MKADTHPNYVEIDVACSCGNKFKTRSTSGKPLHVEVCSACHPFYTGKQKIVDTAGRVERFRQKYGTKKQAAA, from the coding sequence ATGAAAGCCGATACCCATCCGAATTACGTCGAGATCGATGTCGCCTGCAGCTGCGGCAACAAGTTCAAGACCCGCTCCACCAGCGGCAAGCCGCTGCATGTCGAAGTCTGCTCCGCCTGCCATCCCTTCTACACCGGCAAGCAGAAGATCGTCGACACCGCCGGCCGCGTCGAGCGCTTCCGCCAGAAATACGGCACGAAGAAGCAGGCCGCCGCCTGA
- a CDS encoding glycosyltransferase family 39 protein, which translates to MPLPRLPFAFPPRGAVLIAFCALYLLPGLVGHDPWKGDDVTHIGVVYSMLDDGHWLLPRMAGEIWLDSPPLYHWTAALLGWLFGFILPLHDAARLASGLYAGLMILCLAGAARHFIGAEAARGAALVAIGCLGLLVHAHETQPAIAFLAATAAIYYGLALLPQRPLRGGVVAGAALGLGFLAAGLPALIMLGPLLMLLPLISSHLRTAQSARGMLTALAVAAPLILSWPLALHWQHPASLGHWWYYELAELRTASNVPQVLWNFLKLIGWFAWPALPLALWTLWKERRRLREPRTLIPLTSFLVLLAVQSVFSDPRSLNALPLLPPLMLLAAPATLSLRRGAANAFDWFGMMTFTLLAGLIWLGWLAMVTGIPAQIAKNFARLEPGFVAHFSVPAFAVSLGLTFAWLWLIFRSPRTPQRGTAHWAAGVTLCWGLLMALWLPLLDYDRSYRGAAAALKAAVPAGSNCIAGRGLGSTQRAAFHYFAGIQTLREGSRAAAQCRLFLIQGTAQKEVLPPGAGWRKIWEGGRPSDRNERFRLYARK; encoded by the coding sequence ATGCCCCTGCCGCGCCTGCCCTTCGCCTTCCCGCCGCGCGGCGCCGTACTGATCGCCTTCTGCGCGCTCTATCTCCTGCCCGGACTGGTCGGCCACGACCCCTGGAAAGGCGATGACGTCACGCATATCGGCGTGGTGTATTCCATGCTTGACGACGGCCACTGGCTGCTGCCGCGCATGGCCGGGGAAATCTGGCTGGATTCGCCTCCGCTTTACCACTGGACGGCCGCGCTGCTCGGCTGGCTTTTTGGCTTCATCCTGCCCCTGCACGATGCCGCACGCCTCGCCTCGGGCCTGTACGCCGGCCTCATGATCCTCTGCCTCGCGGGTGCAGCGCGCCATTTCATCGGCGCCGAAGCCGCACGCGGCGCCGCCCTGGTCGCCATCGGCTGTCTGGGATTGCTGGTGCATGCCCACGAAACGCAGCCAGCCATCGCCTTCCTCGCCGCCACCGCCGCAATCTACTACGGCCTGGCACTGCTGCCGCAGCGCCCGCTTCGCGGCGGCGTCGTTGCCGGTGCCGCGCTGGGACTCGGCTTCCTCGCCGCCGGCCTGCCCGCCCTGATCATGCTCGGGCCGCTGCTCATGCTGCTGCCCCTGATCTCTTCGCATTTGCGCACAGCGCAGTCCGCGCGCGGGATGCTCACCGCGCTGGCAGTGGCGGCTCCGCTGATCCTCTCCTGGCCGCTGGCGCTGCATTGGCAGCACCCTGCCTCCCTCGGCCACTGGTGGTACTACGAATTGGCGGAGCTTCGGACGGCCTCCAATGTGCCGCAGGTTCTGTGGAATTTCCTCAAGCTGATCGGCTGGTTCGCCTGGCCGGCCCTGCCCCTGGCGCTATGGACGCTTTGGAAGGAGCGGCGCCGGCTGCGCGAGCCGCGCACGCTCATTCCGCTGACCTCTTTCCTGGTCCTGCTCGCCGTTCAGAGCGTCTTTTCCGACCCGCGCAGCCTCAACGCACTGCCGCTGCTGCCGCCGCTGATGCTGCTCGCCGCACCCGCCACGCTGTCGCTGCGGCGCGGCGCCGCCAACGCCTTCGACTGGTTCGGCATGATGACCTTCACCCTGCTGGCCGGCCTGATCTGGCTGGGCTGGCTTGCAATGGTCACTGGTATACCGGCGCAGATCGCCAAGAATTTCGCCAGGTTGGAGCCCGGCTTCGTCGCCCACTTCTCGGTTCCCGCCTTCGCCGTCTCGCTGGGACTGACTTTTGCCTGGCTCTGGCTGATCTTTCGCAGCCCACGCACGCCCCAGCGCGGCACGGCACATTGGGCCGCCGGCGTCACGCTCTGCTGGGGGCTGCTCATGGCCTTGTGGTTACCCTTGCTTGATTACGACAGGAGTTACCGCGGCGCTGCCGCGGCCCTCAAGGCTGCCGTGCCGGCGGGGAGCAATTGCATCGCCGGCCGCGGACTCGGCAGCACCCAGCGGGCCGCCTTCCACTACTTCGCCGGAATACAAACGCTGCGCGAAGGCAGCCGTGCCGCCGCGCAATGCCGGCTCTTCCTGATCCAGGGCACGGCGCAAAAGGAAGTCTTGCCGCCGGGCGCGGGCTGGCGCAAGATTTGGGAAGGCGGCCGCCCCAGCGACCGCAACGAACGCTTCCGACTCTACGCCAGGAAATGA